Proteins from a genomic interval of Undibacterium parvum:
- a CDS encoding CaiB/BaiF CoA transferase family protein: MTNLTAKNAGPLAGIKVLELGTLIAGPFCSRMLGEFGAEVIKVESPDGGDPLRQWRVLKDGTSLWWSVQARNKKCITLNMKSPQGQAIARQLALDADIIIENYRPGVLEKWQLGYDDLKAINPAAIMVRLSGYGQTGPMKDMPGFGAIAESMGGLRYVSGHPDRPPVRVGISIGDSVAAMHGVIGAMMALRHRDVTGGRWNGKPSAECVAGQGQMVDVALYESVFNLMESLVPEFDHAGVVRERTGGALPGIVPSNTYTTGDGENIVIAGNGDAIFHRLMLAIGRADMANDQQLARNDGRVPRTAEIDAAIQTWCSTQNIDTALQILALADVPVGKIYSVRDMMDDPQFVARDMFEQHAFADGTPVKLPAISPKLSLTPGQTLWLGPKLGQHNAEVLQSLGYSQAEIAQMQLEKII; this comes from the coding sequence ATGACAAATCTGACTGCAAAAAACGCTGGACCCCTAGCCGGGATCAAGGTGCTGGAATTAGGTACCCTGATTGCCGGGCCGTTTTGCTCACGCATGCTGGGCGAATTTGGTGCTGAGGTGATCAAGGTCGAGTCGCCCGATGGCGGTGATCCGCTACGTCAATGGCGGGTCTTGAAAGACGGCACCTCCTTGTGGTGGAGCGTGCAGGCAAGAAATAAAAAATGCATCACTCTGAATATGAAGTCGCCCCAAGGGCAAGCGATCGCGCGCCAACTGGCGCTGGACGCTGACATCATCATCGAGAATTATCGTCCTGGCGTGCTGGAAAAATGGCAGCTAGGCTATGACGATCTGAAGGCGATTAATCCGGCTGCGATCATGGTGCGCTTGTCAGGCTATGGCCAGACTGGGCCTATGAAAGATATGCCTGGCTTTGGTGCGATTGCCGAATCCATGGGCGGCTTGCGTTATGTCTCCGGTCATCCGGATCGGCCGCCGGTGCGCGTCGGTATTTCTATCGGTGATTCGGTGGCTGCCATGCACGGCGTGATCGGTGCCATGATGGCCTTGCGCCACAGAGATGTGACAGGCGGGCGCTGGAATGGCAAGCCTAGCGCAGAGTGTGTTGCCGGGCAGGGCCAGATGGTCGACGTGGCTCTGTACGAGTCGGTGTTTAATTTAATGGAATCCCTGGTGCCTGAGTTTGATCACGCTGGCGTGGTGCGTGAGCGTACTGGTGGTGCTTTACCTGGCATCGTGCCCTCGAATACCTATACCACCGGCGACGGCGAGAATATTGTCATTGCCGGCAATGGTGATGCGATTTTTCACCGATTGATGCTGGCGATAGGGCGTGCGGATATGGCGAATGATCAACAGCTAGCACGGAATGACGGGCGGGTGCCACGCACTGCCGAGATCGATGCCGCAATTCAGACATGGTGTTCGACCCAGAACATCGATACTGCATTGCAAATACTCGCGCTGGCGGATGTGCCGGTCGGTAAAATTTACTCGGTGCGCGACATGATGGATGATCCGCAATTCGTCGCGCGTGACATGTTTGAACAGCATGCCTTTGCCGATGGCACGCCGGTGAAGTTGCCAGCGATTAGCCCCAAGTTGTCGCTCACGCCAGGGCAAACCCTGTGGTTGGGGCCAAAGCTGGGACAGCATAATGCCGAGGTCTTGCAGAGTCTGGGGTATAGTCAGGCCGAGATAGCGCAAATGCAGCTAGAAAAAATCATTTAA
- a CDS encoding DUF1289 domain-containing protein: MTENKLQNSILGDSAERPDTPCVAVCSTTFDDVCRGCGRTVSEVADWVFMSQESKELVWTRILAQGYPRRNR, translated from the coding sequence ATGACTGAAAATAAACTGCAAAACTCGATACTGGGCGACAGCGCAGAACGCCCTGATACGCCGTGTGTGGCGGTCTGCTCGACTACCTTTGATGACGTCTGTCGTGGTTGCGGGCGCACAGTCTCAGAGGTAGCCGATTGGGTGTTTATGTCGCAAGAGAGTAAAGAGCTGGTCTGGACCAGAATTCTTGCGCAGGGGTATCCGCGCCGAAATCGTTAA
- the arfB gene encoding alternative ribosome rescue aminoacyl-tRNA hydrolase ArfB, producing MESADTKYFEISPGIAIHLSEIAFNAIRAQGPGGQNVNKVSCAIHLRFDIAASSLPLEYQQRLLACSDQRISNAGVLVIKAQSSRSLEKNKAEALQRLREIILQASFVPVLRKATKPTRGSQLRRLESKLKRGVHKAMRGRVNEH from the coding sequence ATGGAAAGTGCAGACACCAAATATTTTGAAATTAGCCCAGGCATTGCGATACACCTCAGTGAAATCGCTTTTAATGCGATACGGGCGCAGGGTCCAGGTGGGCAAAACGTGAATAAGGTCTCATGCGCGATTCATCTGCGTTTCGATATCGCCGCTTCTTCCTTGCCGCTGGAGTATCAACAGCGTTTGCTGGCTTGTTCGGACCAGCGTATTAGCAATGCCGGGGTGTTGGTGATCAAGGCTCAGAGTTCGCGCAGTCTGGAGAAAAACAAGGCCGAAGCTTTGCAGCGTCTGCGCGAGATTATCTTGCAAGCGAGCTTCGTCCCTGTGCTGCGTAAAGCCACTAAGCCGACCCGCGGTTCGCAGTTGCGCCGACTAGAAAGCAAGCTCAAACGTGGCGTCCACAAGGCCATGCGTGGACGAGTCAATGAGCACTAA
- a CDS encoding potassium channel family protein: MKKKPYAQSLSAGGIYPKTQQFFAWLTRPVLLLALLLSIPAFYLLLDGEKDASRLAGHVLYASAAVLILLDTVWQWLQHRKQQRRSGKLMLDVAIILGCALSALPSHFQWGIMEWMLRLALCTLILVRIATLVLRHMKPSYLIKLILLALLMLTSAGAGFYWLEPTVLNYADGVWLAFSTVATVGYGDFVPSTPASKIFAVFIVLLGYAMFSIVTANIAALFVGEEEAKFERELHGDIRALHQEVAALRRELRAQEAQIKTAMQTKSSMGDDA, from the coding sequence ATGAAAAAAAAGCCCTATGCCCAGTCGCTCAGTGCTGGCGGCATTTACCCTAAGACCCAGCAATTTTTTGCCTGGCTGACGCGCCCCGTCCTGTTGCTTGCGCTGCTGCTGAGTATACCGGCTTTCTATTTACTGCTTGATGGTGAAAAAGACGCTAGCCGTTTGGCCGGGCATGTGTTGTATGCCAGTGCTGCCGTCTTGATCTTGCTAGACACGGTGTGGCAGTGGTTGCAGCATAGGAAGCAGCAGCGCCGCAGCGGTAAGCTGATGCTCGATGTCGCGATTATTCTCGGCTGCGCCCTGAGCGCCTTGCCCTCGCATTTTCAGTGGGGAATTATGGAGTGGATGCTGCGACTAGCTTTGTGCACGCTGATCCTGGTGCGCATTGCTACCCTGGTGTTGCGCCACATGAAACCGAGTTATTTGATTAAGCTGATCTTGCTGGCGCTGCTGATGTTGACTAGTGCCGGGGCTGGCTTCTACTGGTTGGAACCAACTGTCCTTAATTACGCCGACGGTGTCTGGTTAGCTTTCTCTACGGTGGCAACCGTAGGCTATGGCGACTTTGTGCCATCCACGCCAGCCTCAAAAATATTTGCCGTTTTTATTGTCTTGCTGGGCTACGCCATGTTCTCCATCGTGACGGCGAATATTGCCGCGCTGTTTGTCGGTGAAGAGGAAGCCAAGTTTGAGCGTGAATTGCATGGCGATATCCGCGCCCTCCATCAGGAAGTTGCCGCACTGAGGCGCGAACTGCGCGCCCAGGAAGCTCAGATTAAGACCGCAATGCAGACCAAATCCTCAATGGGCGATGACGCTTGA
- a CDS encoding YbaB/EbfC family nucleoid-associated protein produces MMKNQLAGLMKQAQAMQDNMKKAQDQLALVEVEGQSGAGLVKVVMTCKNNVKRVTIDPSLFGDDKDMLEDLVAAAFNDAVRKAEATSAEKMSGLTAGMPMPPGFKMPF; encoded by the coding sequence ATGATGAAGAACCAACTCGCAGGCTTGATGAAGCAAGCGCAAGCAATGCAAGACAATATGAAAAAAGCCCAGGACCAATTGGCTCTGGTTGAAGTTGAAGGACAATCCGGTGCTGGTCTGGTGAAGGTCGTCATGACGTGCAAAAATAACGTCAAACGCGTCACCATCGATCCATCCCTGTTTGGTGACGACAAAGATATGCTGGAAGACTTGGTGGCAGCGGCCTTCAATGATGCGGTACGCAAGGCAGAAGCCACCAGCGCCGAGAAAATGTCGGGACTGACTGCCGGCATGCCTATGCCTCCAGGCTTTAAAATGCCGTTTTAA
- a CDS encoding MarC family protein: MTQNFFQSFILLILVTDPFGSVPIFVSALKNVAPERRWRVVVRECAIAFALLLLFMFFGKHFLVALQLSEVSLRIGGGVILFLIALRMVFPQEGGIFGDAEGDHEPFIVPLAIPLLAGPSALATVLLFSSDSRMDVVIHVAALTAVAVVWLIVLLSAERLQRVLGIRAMTAFERLMGLILTAMSVEMLLAGIRDYLKTLG, encoded by the coding sequence ATGACTCAAAATTTTTTCCAATCCTTCATCCTATTGATCCTGGTCACCGACCCATTTGGTAGTGTGCCTATCTTTGTCAGCGCGCTCAAGAACGTTGCACCTGAGCGACGCTGGCGCGTGGTAGTGCGTGAATGCGCGATCGCATTTGCTTTGTTATTGTTGTTTATGTTTTTCGGCAAACACTTTTTGGTGGCGCTGCAATTATCCGAAGTCTCGCTGCGCATAGGTGGTGGCGTCATCCTATTTCTGATCGCCTTGCGTATGGTTTTCCCTCAAGAAGGCGGGATTTTTGGCGATGCCGAAGGCGACCATGAGCCCTTCATCGTGCCGCTGGCCATCCCTTTACTGGCCGGTCCTTCGGCACTGGCCACAGTATTGCTATTTTCATCCGATAGCCGAATGGACGTAGTGATACACGTAGCGGCACTGACCGCAGTAGCTGTGGTCTGGCTAATCGTCTTATTGAGTGCCGAACGCCTGCAGCGCGTGCTGGGTATCCGCGCTATGACGGCGTTTGAACGTTTGATGGGTTTGATACTGACTGCCATGTCAGTCGAAATGCTACTGGCCGGTATCAGAGATTATCTGAAAACCTTGGGCTAA
- a CDS encoding DUF3482 domain-containing protein, translated as MPTTTSTPLQIQIALISHTNAGKTTLARTLTGLDVGEVRDAPHVTSFSESHILLQNAGGDQLLLWDTPGFGDTVRLSKRLGMADNPIGWFLREVLDRYRDRTFWLSQQALRTARETADVVLYLVNSSEDPQDAGYLAPEMAILQWLGKPVIVLLNQMGPPRPPQEELAELQRWQSYLAAYPVVQKVLALDAFARCWVHERVFYDALAELLPDHKKLAYASLFALWQRDNEQRLQAAMELIALQLIRAAQDVEALAPEETAMLSTVLKVIGMGKQREQKRHDQALQQLMLRLNENVLASTADLLKLHRLDAGAAHKINQRVHQQYVVRAPLDAKQAGLLGAMLSGAATGVSADLMAGGLSFGAGALVGGILGALSFAGAAWAFNASTDRKHPQLRFSDEFLHSLLVAALLRYLAVAHFGRGRGNFAEGEAPSFWQAEVEAVLNENKPDFVALWQSARSAPEQLERSQLQQRLAAQLLSSMSQILRRLYP; from the coding sequence ATGCCGACCACCACGAGTACTCCTTTGCAGATACAAATTGCGCTGATTTCGCACACCAATGCCGGTAAAACCACGCTGGCCAGAACTCTGACCGGGCTCGATGTGGGCGAGGTGCGGGATGCTCCGCACGTAACCAGTTTTTCCGAATCGCATATTTTGTTGCAGAACGCTGGCGGAGATCAATTGCTGCTCTGGGATACGCCAGGTTTTGGTGATACGGTGCGTCTATCTAAGCGTTTGGGCATGGCGGATAATCCTATCGGTTGGTTTTTGCGCGAAGTCCTGGATCGCTATCGCGACCGCACTTTTTGGCTGAGCCAGCAGGCGCTGAGAACTGCGCGCGAAACCGCCGATGTGGTGCTGTATCTGGTCAATTCATCGGAGGATCCGCAGGATGCTGGCTATCTGGCGCCTGAGATGGCGATACTCCAATGGTTAGGTAAGCCGGTCATCGTTTTGCTCAATCAAATGGGGCCGCCGCGGCCGCCGCAGGAAGAATTGGCCGAGTTACAACGCTGGCAGAGCTATCTGGCGGCGTATCCGGTGGTTCAGAAAGTGCTGGCGCTGGATGCTTTTGCGCGCTGCTGGGTGCATGAGCGCGTGTTTTACGATGCCTTAGCCGAGTTGCTACCTGACCATAAAAAATTGGCTTATGCCAGCCTGTTTGCGCTCTGGCAGCGCGATAATGAGCAGCGCTTGCAGGCAGCGATGGAATTGATAGCGCTGCAATTGATCAGGGCTGCGCAAGATGTGGAAGCGCTAGCGCCAGAAGAGACGGCGATGTTAAGCACGGTCTTGAAGGTGATAGGCATGGGTAAGCAGCGCGAGCAAAAACGCCATGATCAAGCGCTGCAGCAACTCATGTTACGGCTTAACGAGAATGTGCTCGCCAGCACCGCTGATTTGCTCAAACTGCATAGGCTAGATGCTGGTGCCGCGCATAAAATTAATCAGCGCGTGCATCAGCAGTATGTGGTGCGCGCGCCCTTGGATGCTAAACAGGCGGGCTTACTCGGCGCTATGTTATCCGGTGCTGCCACTGGGGTGTCTGCTGATTTGATGGCGGGCGGCTTAAGTTTTGGTGCTGGGGCCTTAGTTGGTGGTATTCTCGGTGCGCTCAGTTTTGCCGGTGCGGCCTGGGCCTTTAATGCCAGTACCGATAGAAAGCATCCACAGCTGCGCTTTTCAGATGAGTTTTTACATTCGCTGTTAGTCGCAGCGCTACTGCGCTATCTGGCGGTGGCGCATTTCGGCCGTGGGCGTGGTAATTTCGCCGAGGGTGAAGCACCCTCGTTTTGGCAAGCCGAGGTAGAGGCGGTGCTGAACGAAAACAAGCCGGACTTTGTGGCGCTCTGGCAGTCGGCGCGCAGTGCGCCTGAGCAGCTTGAGCGTAGTCAACTGCAACAGCGCTTGGCTGCGCAGCTGCTGAGCAGTATGTCGCAGATCTTGCGCAGGCTTTATCCTTAA
- the recR gene encoding recombination mediator RecR: protein MKSLSSLELLSEALRRLPGVGPKSAQRMAYHLLQHDREGAAMIGRAMNNAVEKIKNCISCNTFTENQQCETCLDTERDASKLCVVETPTDQLMIEQTLTYKGLYFVLMGRLSPLDGVGPKDIHLDRLITRATDGVVKEVVLATNFTNEGEATAHYIGETLKARGLGVTRLARGVPVGGELEYVDAGTIARAMLDRRAT from the coding sequence GTGAAATCCCTCAGCAGTCTTGAATTACTCAGCGAAGCCTTGCGTCGCTTGCCCGGAGTCGGGCCAAAATCTGCACAGCGTATGGCTTACCATTTGCTGCAGCATGATCGCGAAGGGGCCGCTATGATAGGGCGCGCCATGAACAATGCGGTAGAGAAGATCAAGAACTGCATTTCCTGTAATACCTTCACCGAAAATCAGCAATGCGAGACTTGCCTCGATACTGAGCGCGATGCGAGCAAACTGTGCGTGGTAGAGACGCCTACCGATCAATTGATGATAGAGCAGACCTTGACGTATAAGGGCCTGTACTTTGTTCTGATGGGACGTTTATCACCACTCGATGGGGTAGGGCCTAAAGATATCCATCTGGATAGACTGATTACCCGCGCCACCGATGGCGTGGTGAAAGAAGTCGTGTTGGCGACCAATTTTACCAATGAAGGCGAAGCCACCGCCCACTACATAGGTGAAACTTTAAAAGCGCGCGGCCTGGGCGTAACACGCTTAGCGCGCGGTGTGCCAGTCGGCGGTGAGTTGGAGTATGTCGATGCCGGTACGATCGCACGCGCCATGCTCGATAGGCGCGCAACTTAA
- a CDS encoding DNA polymerase III subunit gamma/tau, giving the protein MSYQVLARKYRPKSFETLVGQEHVVRALSHALEQQRLHHAYLFTGTRGVGKTTLSRILAKAFNCETGITAHPCGVCGACTAIDAGRFVDYIEMDAASNRGVDEMASLLEQAIYAPSNARFKVYMIDEVHMLTNHAFNSMLKTLEEPPEHVKFILATTDPQKIPVTVLSRCLQFNLKQMPPGHIVSHLDNILGQEHIEFEVPALRLLAQGAHGSMRDALSLTDQAIAYAAGKVTLDAVQSMLGSLDQSYLLRLLDALALQDGKGLLAVADEMAARSLSYKAALQDLGTLLHQIAIAQMVPAAIAEDLPERAELMRLAQLFGKEEIQLYYQIAVHGRNELGLAPDEYAGFSMSLLRMLAFRPADGAGDQVQSGSAPMARAPAARVASAPLAVTPVNSVRSSSALPLASPAVPATPAFTAPIAPHNAVSVMPLPVAVSAPTSTPASTPASTPASTTAPAVAAVDASVKPALSPAMAALAAARAGSNKALGGSSGTRAAAAVVEPVVPPVLAVAPVPAAIVPPAAVVAAPAVAAMPVVAAIATPVAAVSAVQEIQFEPAGMDDMPPPWDDDVMFSSSPAPAARPSANPSIVALVAVRAPTPVPASTSVAARVDTPVVAVVVNVAETEVPPAMTARALIVVPVTELNWDGHWPNLAASLPVRAVAQQLAQQSELIKCEMNGNAAVFHLRVPLPTLLSSGSVDKLIAALSERFGRDVRIETQIGAVEQTANAQAVAERAARQVQAEKSIRSDTFVQTLMREFGATIASGSVRPI; this is encoded by the coding sequence ATGTCATATCAAGTCCTCGCCCGCAAATACCGTCCCAAGAGCTTTGAAACGCTCGTGGGGCAAGAGCACGTGGTTCGTGCCTTATCCCACGCTCTGGAGCAGCAGCGGCTGCATCACGCCTATCTGTTCACAGGAACACGCGGGGTCGGCAAGACCACGCTGTCGCGCATTCTGGCCAAGGCTTTCAATTGCGAAACCGGCATTACGGCCCACCCTTGCGGTGTGTGCGGCGCCTGTACTGCGATTGATGCCGGGCGCTTCGTCGATTACATAGAGATGGATGCGGCCTCGAATCGCGGTGTCGATGAGATGGCGTCCTTGTTGGAACAAGCGATCTACGCCCCCTCGAATGCACGCTTTAAAGTGTATATGATCGATGAGGTTCATATGCTGACCAACCATGCCTTCAACTCGATGTTGAAGACACTGGAAGAGCCGCCCGAGCATGTGAAATTTATTCTGGCCACCACCGATCCGCAGAAAATCCCGGTCACGGTCTTGTCGCGCTGTTTGCAATTTAATCTCAAGCAGATGCCGCCCGGCCACATCGTTAGCCATCTGGATAATATCCTCGGTCAAGAACACATAGAATTTGAAGTGCCCGCCTTGCGTCTGCTGGCGCAGGGCGCGCATGGCTCTATGCGCGATGCCTTGTCGCTGACCGATCAGGCGATCGCCTACGCGGCCGGCAAGGTCACGCTGGACGCAGTGCAAAGCATGCTGGGCTCACTCGATCAATCGTATTTGCTACGCTTGCTCGATGCCCTGGCGCTGCAAGACGGCAAAGGCTTATTAGCGGTCGCCGACGAAATGGCGGCGCGCAGTCTGTCGTATAAGGCTGCCTTGCAAGATTTGGGTACTTTGCTGCACCAGATCGCGATTGCACAAATGGTGCCAGCGGCGATAGCCGAAGATCTGCCCGAACGTGCCGAGCTGATGCGTCTGGCGCAGCTGTTCGGTAAGGAAGAAATTCAACTGTATTATCAAATTGCGGTGCATGGTCGTAACGAGTTGGGCTTGGCGCCGGATGAATACGCCGGCTTTAGCATGAGCTTGCTGCGTATGCTGGCTTTCCGTCCGGCTGACGGCGCTGGCGATCAAGTGCAATCTGGCAGTGCACCGATGGCGCGTGCTCCGGCCGCCCGGGTTGCCAGTGCGCCGTTGGCGGTGACTCCGGTCAATTCGGTGCGTAGCAGTAGCGCTTTGCCATTGGCTTCGCCTGCGGTACCTGCAACTCCTGCATTTACAGCTCCAATTGCTCCGCACAATGCCGTCAGCGTGATGCCCTTGCCAGTCGCGGTATCAGCGCCAACCTCTACACCCGCATCCACGCCCGCATCCACGCCCGCATCTACAACAGCTCCGGCTGTTGCCGCCGTAGATGCGTCAGTCAAGCCCGCGCTTAGTCCTGCCATGGCAGCATTGGCTGCTGCCCGCGCCGGCAGTAATAAAGCCTTGGGCGGCAGTTCTGGCACACGTGCAGCGGCAGCAGTTGTTGAGCCGGTAGTGCCACCTGTGCTTGCCGTGGCTCCAGTGCCGGCCGCTATTGTGCCGCCAGCCGCCGTAGTCGCCGCACCTGCGGTCGCAGCTATGCCGGTAGTTGCGGCTATCGCTACGCCAGTCGCAGCAGTCTCAGCAGTCCAGGAAATCCAGTTTGAGCCAGCCGGTATGGATGATATGCCTCCGCCTTGGGATGACGATGTGATGTTTTCGTCCTCTCCAGCACCGGCTGCCAGACCATCCGCAAATCCTTCCATCGTGGCGCTGGTTGCGGTTCGTGCCCCTACGCCAGTTCCGGCTAGCACGTCTGTTGCAGCACGCGTAGATACTCCGGTGGTAGCTGTGGTTGTGAATGTGGCTGAGACCGAAGTCCCGCCTGCGATGACTGCCAGAGCGTTGATCGTGGTTCCAGTCACTGAATTGAACTGGGATGGCCATTGGCCGAATTTGGCAGCATCCTTACCGGTGCGCGCCGTTGCTCAGCAACTGGCGCAACAAAGTGAGTTGATTAAGTGCGAGATGAATGGCAATGCCGCGGTATTTCATTTGCGCGTGCCTTTGCCAACCTTATTGTCGTCGGGTAGCGTAGATAAACTAATCGCCGCCTTGTCTGAGCGTTTTGGGCGTGATGTGCGCATAGAGACGCAAATCGGTGCGGTAGAGCAAACCGCCAATGCGCAAGCGGTGGCGGAGCGCGCCGCACGTCAGGTGCAAGCAGAAAAATCGATACGCAGCGATACCTTCGTGCAGACTTTAATGAGAGAATTCGGCGCAACTATTGCCAGCGGCAGCGTTCGACCTATTTAA
- a CDS encoding EAL domain-containing protein translates to MRLRRSSRSFVVLIAVFSLACVLGYLVVRQAVNRTIEHQALTIAKIVASQATTARSVYAHEIVGKLLQDGFGPSVDSANKPGHVPIPAQFLKLVGQASSTNADKLYEYKPVSKWNLEVSQGLADDFLRWAWPQLESQDQAQPKAAIDWQAVSRFEIQNGRRVLRYLSADPASQMSCASCHNAYEKTPEILKLRGAQGIQIGKQWQQHQLLGALSITIPLDKTELLAGSQINRTSIFIFAILFGSFAAIFWFNWRFVRQAKYLQNAQTQLEKSELEALTANTLLFAKQGVEQAFSELSTYMQAIDQHAIVSVADSAGRILKVNPKFVAISGFETNELIGQDHRILNSGLHPASFFSDMWKTIAQGEIWRGVICNRSKLGLLYWVDSAIVPMKDAHGVVVSYISIRIDITERKKVEQEMLHMATHDALTDLANRSLLRERMQEALDLARVKQNMTAVLFIDLDQFKAINDSIGHDVGDLLLIEVADRLRSCVRADDVLARQGGDEFIVFMPKIEDPSNAATLASKLQLILSTPFKIGERELYIGSSIGIAVSPQDGGEVDVLLKNSDTAMYQVKAAGRNHFMFFHADMSRLAVSHYAMTADLRHAIARDEFFLNFQPIVGVQSGQIESMEVLLRWQHPVLGLVSPVEFIPLAESSGLIVAIGEWVLRTACTQLQEWRSLGYRLPHLAINLSAIQIHHSSILQTVTRILAETGLTASALELEITEGSLMNNTDEVVATLSALSQLGVQISIDDFGTGYSSLSYLKRLPIDTLKIDRSFVMDIGDAQDGTAIVAAIIAMARSLNLKVIAEGVESAQQLAFLQAQECDQFQGYLYSKPLSAAEMRQRLLRA, encoded by the coding sequence ATGCGTCTTCGTCGTAGTTCGCGATCCTTTGTGGTTTTAATTGCCGTGTTTAGTTTGGCCTGTGTGCTGGGCTATCTGGTGGTGCGCCAGGCAGTTAATCGCACCATAGAACATCAGGCCTTAACTATCGCAAAAATTGTGGCAAGTCAGGCCACCACGGCACGCTCGGTGTATGCCCACGAGATCGTCGGTAAACTTCTTCAGGATGGTTTTGGTCCTAGCGTTGATTCGGCAAATAAGCCTGGTCATGTGCCTATCCCCGCCCAGTTTTTAAAATTGGTGGGGCAGGCTTCCTCGACCAATGCCGATAAGCTCTACGAATACAAACCCGTCAGTAAGTGGAACCTGGAAGTGAGCCAGGGCTTAGCCGATGATTTCTTGCGTTGGGCCTGGCCGCAACTAGAGTCGCAGGATCAGGCGCAACCAAAGGCAGCAATTGATTGGCAAGCGGTGTCGCGCTTTGAGATACAAAATGGACGCCGGGTATTGCGTTACTTGTCGGCCGATCCGGCCTCGCAAATGTCGTGCGCCAGTTGCCATAACGCGTATGAAAAAACTCCGGAAATTTTAAAGTTACGCGGTGCCCAAGGAATACAGATAGGCAAGCAGTGGCAGCAACATCAATTGCTCGGTGCCTTGTCGATCACGATTCCCCTTGATAAAACCGAGCTATTGGCAGGTAGCCAGATTAATCGCACCAGTATTTTTATTTTTGCGATTTTATTTGGCAGTTTTGCAGCCATATTTTGGTTCAACTGGCGCTTCGTTCGGCAAGCTAAATATTTGCAGAATGCCCAAACTCAGCTAGAGAAATCCGAGCTGGAAGCGCTCACCGCCAATACCCTGCTGTTTGCCAAGCAAGGGGTAGAGCAGGCGTTCTCTGAGCTATCGACCTACATGCAGGCAATCGATCAGCATGCCATCGTTTCAGTGGCAGATAGCGCCGGGCGCATACTCAAAGTTAACCCCAAGTTTGTCGCGATCAGTGGCTTTGAAACGAACGAGTTGATCGGTCAGGATCACCGTATTCTTAACTCGGGTCTGCATCCAGCTAGTTTTTTTTCGGACATGTGGAAAACTATCGCGCAGGGTGAAATCTGGCGTGGCGTGATTTGTAATCGCAGTAAGTTGGGGCTATTGTATTGGGTAGACTCTGCCATCGTGCCTATGAAAGATGCGCATGGCGTGGTGGTCAGTTATATCTCGATACGCATCGATATCACGGAGCGTAAAAAAGTTGAGCAAGAGATGCTGCACATGGCGACCCACGATGCTTTGACTGACTTAGCCAATCGCAGTCTATTGCGTGAACGTATGCAGGAGGCTCTGGACCTGGCCCGCGTTAAACAGAACATGACCGCAGTATTGTTTATCGACTTAGATCAGTTTAAGGCAATCAATGATTCTATCGGTCACGACGTCGGCGATCTTTTATTAATCGAAGTGGCGGATCGCCTGCGCTCCTGTGTGCGTGCCGATGATGTGTTGGCGCGCCAGGGCGGCGATGAATTCATCGTCTTTATGCCGAAAATTGAGGACCCTAGTAATGCCGCGACCTTGGCGAGCAAACTGCAATTAATTCTATCTACGCCTTTTAAGATAGGCGAACGTGAGCTCTACATTGGTTCTAGCATCGGTATCGCAGTGTCGCCGCAGGATGGGGGCGAGGTCGATGTTTTACTCAAAAATAGCGATACTGCGATGTACCAGGTGAAGGCGGCTGGGCGCAATCATTTTATGTTCTTCCATGCCGACATGAGTCGCTTAGCGGTTAGCCACTATGCCATGACGGCAGACTTGCGGCATGCCATAGCGCGTGATGAATTTTTCTTGAATTTCCAGCCCATCGTCGGGGTTCAGAGCGGCCAGATAGAATCTATGGAAGTTTTATTGCGCTGGCAGCATCCGGTCTTGGGCTTGGTCAGTCCGGTGGAGTTTATCCCGCTGGCGGAGAGTTCGGGCTTGATCGTGGCGATCGGTGAGTGGGTATTGCGCACTGCCTGTACCCAGCTACAAGAGTGGCGCTCGCTCGGTTACCGCTTGCCGCATTTAGCGATTAATCTCTCGGCGATACAGATACACCATAGCTCGATTTTGCAGACAGTCACGCGCATCCTGGCCGAGACCGGCCTGACTGCCAGCGCGCTAGAGTTGGAGATTACCGAGGGCAGTCTGATGAATAATACCGATGAGGTGGTCGCCACCTTGAGCGCATTGAGCCAACTTGGTGTGCAGATTTCTATCGACGATTTCGGAACCGGCTATTCGAGCTTGAGTTATTTGAAGCGCCTGCCTATCGATACCTTGAAGATAGATCGCTCGTTCGTCATGGATATTGGTGACGCTCAGGATGGTACTGCGATCGTTGCTGCCATCATCGCGATGGCGCGCAGTTTGAATCTGAAAGTGATCGCAGAAGGAGTAGAAAGCGCGCAACAACTGGCGTTCTTGCAAGCACAAGAGTGTGATCAATTTCAGGGCTATTTGTACAGTAAACCCTTGTCGGCCGCCGAGATGAGGCAGCGCTTGCTGAGAGCCTAA